One Nitrosomonas sp. PY1 DNA window includes the following coding sequences:
- a CDS encoding tetratricopeptide repeat protein — protein MKKQLLLLTALICLILPTLSLAKDRFLQGRVLLIGEQDERNPAVGQDVTLVESGDTARTKEGGRYRLFLKDIFKPGSRITLALNMEEWRIQYPLDGEVRVPDDLDKNLVDIHLLPIGSKKFWSADRIEKFIRDTAEKSKEQTRPDGKPEDIDFSRYIKDWAAKYGFSAHQAKAEIDKWIGEVEQQNDPYLLGLAAYAKKNFSEASRLFLKSAEHKVQAMKEIKQQAKQLQEEAIRDFRLAADAQYNNYEFLQALKNYQKALQLVSKPEKPRLWADIHVEIGVSSDEIGIRTHGKAIHQYLGDAISAYREALTVYTQENFPQDWAMTQNNLGSVLKGQGTRMPGDKGIVLLADAVKAYREALTVYTQEDLPQHWAATQNNLGNVLWDQGTRTTGEKGIVLLAEAVKAYREALTIRTKENLPQDWAMTQNNLGVVLQEQGIRTAGEKGIGLLADAVKAYREALTVYTQEDLPQHWAMTQNNLGLVLQEQGIRTAGEKGIVLLADAVKAYRQALTIRTKEDLPQQWATTQNNLGLVLQEQGIRTTGEKGIVLLADAAQAYREALTILTQEDLPQDWAATQNNLGNVLWNQGTRTTGEKGIVLLADAVKAYREALTVYTQENLPQDWAMTQNNLGNVLQEQGIRTAGEKGIVLLADAVKAYREALAVYTQEDLPQHWATTQNNLGAVLQEQGIRTAGEKRIVLLAEAVQAYREALTIRTKEDLPQDWAQTQNNLAQALLYLKDWQGAAEAYRNVLIFYPDDDAAYSTALTIYQEKLFLFPEAFMLSQQWLEKHPDNLSVQANFAENHFTTSRFVEAETRISALIENHKLEPGTELAMRTLHIATLLALNKSANVSAVLAALLEFARNLAGDQEASWSFEGIKHYIHYEPKLAQVRPWLLELIAAVEEANPQQRIAALEKVRDAFNSRAK, from the coding sequence ATGAAAAAACAATTGTTGCTTCTAACTGCGCTGATTTGTCTAATCCTTCCTACGCTATCTTTAGCGAAAGACCGTTTTCTCCAAGGACGCGTTCTTTTGATCGGGGAACAAGATGAGCGCAATCCAGCAGTTGGTCAGGATGTGACACTGGTCGAATCCGGCGATACGGCGCGTACCAAGGAAGGGGGACGATACCGTCTTTTTCTTAAAGACATCTTCAAACCGGGTTCCAGAATTACGTTGGCTTTGAATATGGAGGAATGGCGCATTCAATACCCATTGGATGGGGAAGTCAGAGTGCCCGATGATCTGGACAAGAATCTTGTTGACATACACTTGCTTCCGATTGGCTCCAAGAAATTCTGGTCAGCAGATCGTATTGAAAAATTCATTCGCGATACTGCGGAGAAATCCAAGGAACAAACCCGCCCAGACGGAAAACCGGAGGATATCGATTTCAGCCGTTATATCAAGGATTGGGCGGCTAAATACGGGTTTAGCGCGCATCAAGCCAAGGCGGAAATCGATAAATGGATCGGTGAGGTAGAGCAACAGAACGATCCTTATTTACTAGGACTGGCCGCCTATGCGAAGAAGAATTTTAGTGAAGCCAGCCGTCTATTTCTTAAATCTGCCGAGCATAAAGTTCAAGCGATGAAGGAAATAAAACAACAAGCGAAACAATTGCAGGAAGAAGCCATTAGGGATTTTCGCTTGGCCGCAGATGCTCAATACAACAACTATGAATTTTTGCAAGCGCTCAAAAATTATCAAAAAGCGTTGCAACTCGTCTCGAAGCCGGAAAAACCCCGCCTATGGGCCGATATCCATGTCGAAATTGGAGTATCCAGTGATGAAATTGGCATCAGAACTCACGGCAAAGCGATTCATCAGTATTTAGGCGATGCCATCTCCGCTTATCGGGAAGCCTTGACCGTTTACACCCAGGAAAACTTCCCGCAAGACTGGGCTATGACTCAGAACAATCTTGGTAGTGTGTTGAAGGGCCAAGGTACTCGTATGCCTGGAGATAAAGGGATAGTCTTATTGGCTGATGCTGTTAAAGCGTATCGGGAAGCCTTGACCGTTTATACCCAGGAAGATCTCCCACAACACTGGGCCGCGACTCAGAACAATCTGGGTAATGTGTTGTGGGATCAAGGTACTCGTACCACTGGAGAAAAAGGGATAGTCTTATTGGCTGAAGCTGTTAAAGCGTATCGGGAAGCCTTGACCATACGTACCAAGGAAAATCTCCCGCAAGACTGGGCCATGACTCAGAACAATCTGGGTGTGGTGTTGCAGGAACAAGGCATTCGTACTGCTGGAGAAAAAGGGATAGGTTTATTGGCTGACGCTGTTAAAGCGTATCGGGAAGCCTTGACCGTTTATACCCAGGAAGATCTCCCACAACACTGGGCCATGACTCAGAACAATCTTGGTTTGGTGTTGCAGGAACAAGGCATTCGTACCGCAGGAGAAAAAGGGATAGTCTTATTGGCTGACGCTGTTAAAGCGTATCGGCAAGCCTTGACCATACGTACCAAGGAAGATCTCCCGCAACAATGGGCCACGACTCAGAATAATCTGGGTTTGGTGTTGCAGGAACAAGGCATTCGTACCACTGGAGAAAAAGGGATAGTCTTATTGGCTGACGCTGCTCAAGCGTATCGGGAAGCCTTGACCATACTTACCCAGGAAGATCTCCCGCAAGACTGGGCCGCGACTCAGAACAATCTGGGTAATGTGTTGTGGAACCAAGGTACTCGTACCACTGGAGAAAAAGGGATAGTCTTATTGGCTGACGCTGTTAAAGCGTATCGGGAAGCCTTGACCGTTTATACCCAAGAAAATCTCCCGCAAGACTGGGCCATGACTCAAAATAATTTGGGTAATGTGTTGCAGGAACAAGGCATTCGTACCGCTGGAGAAAAAGGGATAGTCTTATTGGCTGACGCTGTTAAAGCGTATCGGGAAGCCTTGGCCGTTTATACCCAGGAAGATCTCCCGCAACACTGGGCCACGACTCAGAACAATCTGGGTGCGGTGTTGCAGGAACAAGGCATTCGTACTGCTGGAGAAAAAAGGATAGTCTTATTGGCTGAAGCTGTTCAAGCGTATCGGGAAGCCTTGACCATACGTACCAAGGAAGATCTCCCGCAAGACTGGGCCCAGACTCAAAATAATTTAGCGCAAGCTTTGCTTTACCTTAAAGATTGGCAAGGCGCTGCTGAAGCCTATCGCAATGTTTTGATATTCTATCCCGATGATGATGCAGCATATTCCACAGCATTAACAATATATCAAGAGAAACTGTTTTTATTTCCGGAAGCCTTTATGTTGAGTCAACAGTGGCTTGAAAAGCATCCGGATAATTTATCTGTCCAAGCTAATTTTGCTGAAAACCATTTTACGACCAGCCGGTTCGTCGAAGCAGAAACCCGTATTTCGGCATTGATCGAGAATCACAAGCTGGAGCCTGGCACTGAGCTTGCTATGAGAACCTTACACATTGCTACGCTCCTGGCATTGAACAAATCAGCAAACGTTTCCGCCGTGCTCGCTGCATTGCTTGAGTTTGCAAGAAACTTAGCGGGCGACCAAGAAGCTAGCTGGAGCTTCGAAGGAATCAAGCATTATATTCACTATGAACCGAAGCTCGCTCAAGTACGCCCCTGGCTTCTTGAACTCATTGCGGCTGTTGAGGAAGCAAATCCGCAGCAGAGAATCGCTGCTTTAGAAAAAGTTCGGGATGCCTTTAACAGCAGAGCAAAATGA
- a CDS encoding toll/interleukin-1 receptor domain-containing protein: MPSIFLSYSREDLSLIQELTAQLNIHTEISIWRDQEKIYGGQKWPKILGEAIADQDVFLLAWSKNAAISHFVEFEWTTALALKKVIVPCLLDNTPLPSSLAALHAIDSDEIANIVTAVNGVKLNENATRKAEVVSKLEQIQATNSETVLQHVKALFDQPNWAVHGNVIQGENVTIHIGERAIQPTQGLLEKWQIWVGIMVGVLTILSLITELPGKIMSTIKPQVEVSTLQSLAGAIRNEANDPLPGVQVSLPQFNLTNTTDRYGQFRFDVKASKQDSVALLAQKPGYQNYEADVTLGNTSLGFTMRIKKP; this comes from the coding sequence ATGCCGTCAATCTTTTTGAGCTACTCGCGTGAAGATCTTTCTCTTATTCAAGAGCTGACCGCACAGCTCAACATCCATACTGAAATTTCTATCTGGCGCGATCAAGAGAAAATCTATGGTGGGCAGAAATGGCCTAAAATTTTAGGCGAAGCAATAGCCGATCAGGATGTTTTTCTCCTGGCGTGGTCTAAAAATGCCGCCATTTCGCATTTTGTCGAATTCGAGTGGACGACAGCGCTGGCACTCAAAAAAGTTATCGTGCCGTGCTTGCTCGATAATACGCCACTTCCATCTTCGCTTGCTGCATTACACGCCATCGATTCAGACGAGATCGCAAATATTGTGACTGCGGTTAATGGTGTCAAGCTTAATGAAAATGCAACTCGTAAAGCCGAGGTTGTCAGCAAACTGGAGCAAATTCAGGCTACCAATTCAGAAACCGTATTGCAGCATGTTAAAGCTCTCTTCGATCAACCTAACTGGGCCGTACATGGAAATGTCATTCAAGGAGAGAATGTGACGATCCACATCGGAGAGCGGGCCATCCAGCCAACCCAGGGCTTGCTGGAAAAATGGCAGATCTGGGTGGGAATCATGGTTGGCGTTCTCACCATTTTGAGTTTGATTACTGAGCTGCCGGGGAAAATTATGTCTACAATCAAACCTCAGGTAGAAGTATCCACGCTTCAATCTTTGGCTGGCGCAATTCGTAACGAAGCCAACGATCCACTTCCCGGCGTGCAAGTATCGCTCCCGCAATTTAACCTTACGAACACCACCGATCGATATGGCCAGTTTCGATTTGATGTAAAGGCTTCGAAGCAGGATAGCGTTGCGCTTCTTGCGCAAAAGCCTGGGTATCAGAATTATGAAGCGGATGTAACTCTGGGCAATACATCACTCGGATTTACCATGCGGATAAAGAAACCATGA
- a CDS encoding DUF2141 domain-containing protein, with the protein MKQNSFNRFKTVTLILSIGLIGLLLPSISFGEKLKIKPHEAPDPCSANSPQIRVTVNGVGSGGILNVGLYDDPDNFLEKKGRKRTVRIPATEEQHKICMNLDQPGTYAVAVYHDKDANRKLKLRWNMLPDEPFGLSNNPEKPIGFPKFSDSAFVTGKLGADIVVNLKQP; encoded by the coding sequence ATGAAGCAAAATTCTTTTAACCGATTTAAAACGGTTACATTAATTCTATCGATTGGATTGATTGGTTTGTTGCTCCCATCAATCAGCTTTGGTGAAAAGCTAAAAATCAAACCGCACGAGGCGCCAGATCCATGTAGCGCGAATTCGCCTCAGATTCGGGTCACGGTCAACGGAGTAGGCTCTGGTGGGATTCTAAATGTTGGTTTATATGATGATCCAGATAATTTTTTAGAAAAAAAAGGCCGTAAGCGTACTGTGCGTATTCCGGCCACTGAGGAACAACATAAGATCTGTATGAATCTTGATCAACCAGGGACTTATGCGGTGGCGGTTTATCATGATAAGGATGCTAATCGGAAGCTAAAGCTACGTTGGAATATGCTGCCAGATGAACCGTTTGGTTTATCGAATAATCCAGAAAAGCCTATCGGTTTTCCAAAATTCAGTGATTCGGCGTTTGTCACAGGGAAGCTGGGCGCAGATATCGTGGTTAATCTGAAGCAACCTTGA